The segment CAAAAATTAGATTGCATGAGTTGCATTGGATTTACTTGGAAAGCGCATTAGATTTCATTTGTGATATGCACATGAGGCAGCCATTTACAATGAATTCGAGGACCCCATTCATCTTCTCTCGAGGCAAATCCTCATTCAATTGCTTGATGTATTTTGCGAGGTTACACATGTACCCCAGGAGCTCTATACATTCCTTTCTGTTAGAAGAAACTTGTTCAATTCGTTCTAACACAAACCCTACAACAGAAAGCGTTATTCCCAGCCACTGAATATGTGCTGCTTGATTTGTTACATCAATAGCAAATTTGCGAGTTTCACGATTGAGCTTTGGCATAATGTCTCTCTGCAGGAAAAAGCATTGATAGACACTTTTTAAAATGTAACAGTTAATCTCCTATGATTAACACTTTCTTCCTATAATACTTTTTAAATGTATgcatcaataataaaaaaatgagttGCACCAATtagaatcttaaaaaaaaaaagaattgaatacCTTGCATATATGCCCGTTAGATCGCTGCAATACCTTCTCCAGTAAACTACCACCAGAATTGATAAAAGAAACCTGAGCCATCTTGGGAACTTGTCTTCCCTGCTTTCATTTATTTGCAATTGATGTAAATatgcaataaaaatttaaaatactgAACTTATTGAAGGGCAAAAGAATGAATGCTTACCTCATCAATGGCATTTAAGAGCTGATCAATGTAAGAAATCAAATCATCAACGTGACTCATTTCTTCTACCacaacaatcttactgataaaattttgataatcttcatgagaagaagagcaAGAACAACAGCAGGAAGTGTTGCCCATTTTTCTCTTACTGAGCAAATGAAAGAGGGAAGTAGATCAATGAAATTGAAGCAGATATGACGTAAAACAGATTGCTCGGAATATATATAGCCTTTTAAAATGACTATTGATGGGTAATGGTAAAAGAGAAGgatggaaaaaaattattttccatTTACTGGAATAAATTATTTTCTTGTGGTAGGCGCAATACAAGCTGTAAAGTCATTCACAAGAGCATCCATCAAGCGCGCAAGTTGTAAAGGAAAAAGCATTGGCAAGAGTATCTGTGTGCAAGCGAGGAAATTAAAGCAGCTAAAGTTTTGCACTTTCATTATTGCTGGTGCATCGTTTAATAAAAATGGTGGAAGAATGGTATCAGATTTGATATCTACATCATTATCCTCTCTATTTTTGCACTTTCGCTATTGCTGATGCAGGTTCAATAAAAATGGTGGAAGACTGGTATTAGATTTGATAGCCAGATCAATATCTTTTCTTTTTTAAGATGGCAAAAGATAGGGACTAATGCTCTAAAGTATTTTCTAATAGGATAGCAATTTTTTACACCTTCGCATCAAATCTCTTTTTTAAAGAAAGGCCCCCGCATTAAATCTCTTTTTTAAAAGGAAGGTATAGTTCAAGACAGAGAGAATAATTAAATCATGTTGTGACTATAACATGGAAATATTTTTAGAGAATAAATGGCAATCAGTTATGGGTGTGCAACGGGTATGTCAAAAAGTGTGAAAGGTCAATtggtattttttaaaatttttttacatAGATTTATGTAATACATGATATCATTTGGTAGGCTATTAAACAAATGATATTTGTCATTATATAAATAATTGGTGTGTAATGGGCATGTTAAAGAGGCGTAAAGAGGCACAAAAAGTCAATTAGTAATTTCCTTTTACATAGAGAATAATTAGCAATCATGTATGGGTGTGCAACGGGTATGTCAAAGAAGTGTGGAAGGTAAATTGGCATTTTTTTTCTATTGTTTTTACATAGattggtgtgcaataggtatgtTAAAGAGGTGAAGAAAGTCAATCGGAAGACCATTAAGtaaacaatctctctctctctctctctagtgccaCTAATTAGGTATACAATCATAATGTGTTAGACCTTTTCATCACACTTTCAATAATACATACTTCATGACTTttacgtcttcttcccaaagaatttTCAAGTAAAGTCCTTAGTGTATGGCATTCAAAGATTACAAGCATGTGGATTTATCTATGTGGAGATGCAAGGACCAATTAGTAGTTGATACATCAACAAGGACGTTGGCATAGGTAGATGCATATTATggtgattataccttcaatataTATTTGACTAATTTGATAATAATTTTAAGAGGATATTGGATTATTTGTAATCCATATGCATTTCCTCATCTTGAATTTTTGGAGTCCTATGCAATATCCTTTAGCACCCTTATCCTCTTATCCTTTTCAAGATAGAAGAAATATAAGggatcaaaacataaaacaaaggaaTAACTAATGTGGTGTTATGCTTTTGCATTTGCCAACTTGCAAAACAATAGAGTGGTAGGCATCAATGAAAATTACTTCTCAGTGATTTTTATTATTTGCATAGACTTATAGTATCAATTACAACATTGTATTCTCGTTGTGGCTTCTTACTAGTTATGTGTTTCcactatttaatttttttgttactATTATTCATTTGTGCCTAGCCTTGTGTTTACTAGTAATATTTGTTTGTCTTCATTAAACTTATAGGTTTAAGTGGGAGGATTTCTTCATGACCTTTGGATTTTTACGTTGAACCGTTATTATTCTATGAATATTGACATTGCAAAGTATTTAAGTTAATGATGTTCTACACTCAATGTACCTTTGGATGAAAATGTAATATCTTTAAATTGTTGGTGTACAAGAAATTTGATCAAGTTGAGTTTAGGCTCCAAGTTTCACCCATTAGATTTAGGTTCATAAAATAGACCATCTAAGTACACTTTAAGTAGCACAGTCCTCCTTTTATAAAGATTcattatttattgcaaaaaaatgatGGGTGAAGTCCTTTGTAGATGGTGCATCAACAAGGACCTTAATCTAGATTAACATGTAGGTATAGTGGATACCATATAGCATAGATTTTATTTTccaaatagtttttagttttcatTCATGTTGCATCGtacatttgaacttgatattgatACAATTTTGT is part of the Cryptomeria japonica chromosome 10, Sugi_1.0, whole genome shotgun sequence genome and harbors:
- the LOC131064698 gene encoding uncharacterized protein LOC131064698 — translated: MGNTSCCCSCSSSHEDYQNFISKIVVVEEMSHVDDLISYIDQLLNAIDEGRQVPKMAQVSFINSGGSLLEKVLQRSNGHICKRDIMPKLNRETRKFAIDVTNQAAHIQWLGITLSVVGFVLERIEQVSSNRKECIELLGYMCNLAKYIKQLNEDLPREKMNGVLEFIVNGCLMCISQMKSNALSKFFAAPVAAEDLRKFQAELGHEYQELSLEAIIAVLNRIPVVLPPSQGISPQAVGIEEATNHVIGLLNMKGGSVGAVVIYGQGGTGKTTLATAVFSKPHKLQTLQNCYGTKLFRGRS